From a region of the Chitinophaga caseinilytica genome:
- a CDS encoding lipocalin family protein — protein MKPVYVALICLLFTLFSGCRKKDDAAPPSSGRREMVEGSWKQKDLVIAVSVKLGGQNIPAGTSMMVLAPLLGPGGALITCTKNNTYSFNKDNTMKVAGCTELLFPVTGNDGTWSLDIYDAVLLLKSAQGDPDPHWIDELTDKTLKISITAVIPNVATVPLTLILEKS, from the coding sequence ATGAAGCCTGTTTACGTAGCCCTGATATGTTTACTATTCACGTTATTTTCCGGATGTCGTAAGAAAGACGACGCGGCGCCTCCGTCATCGGGGCGGAGGGAGATGGTGGAAGGTTCCTGGAAGCAGAAGGACCTTGTGATTGCGGTGAGCGTGAAATTGGGAGGTCAGAATATTCCTGCGGGAACGAGCATGATGGTGTTAGCGCCGCTGCTGGGGCCTGGAGGGGCGCTGATTACCTGTACGAAGAACAATACATATAGTTTTAATAAGGACAATACCATGAAGGTGGCGGGTTGTACGGAGCTTTTATTCCCTGTTACGGGGAATGACGGAACCTGGTCCCTGGATATCTATGATGCCGTGCTGCTGCTCAAATCTGCGCAGGGCGATCCGGACCCGCACTGGATAGACGAATTGACGGATAAAACCCTGAAAATTTCCATTACAGCAGTCATTCCGAATGTAGCGACGGTTCCGTTGACGCTGATACTCGAAAAGTCGTGA
- a CDS encoding response regulator encodes MTTAVPNLLLIDDDADDQEIFLSALAFIDNSIRCSLASNGQEGISHLGASESLPDLIFLDLNMPVMNGMQFLQELKTSQRTKHIPVIIYSTASDQQTIRQALELGAFQFYTKPEKFSELVSMLHSLLYPATR; translated from the coding sequence ATGACAACTGCTGTACCCAATCTTTTATTGATCGACGATGATGCGGACGACCAGGAGATATTTTTGTCTGCGCTGGCGTTCATTGACAATTCCATCCGCTGTTCCCTGGCATCGAACGGGCAGGAAGGCATTTCGCACCTGGGTGCATCGGAATCGTTGCCAGACCTCATTTTCCTCGATCTCAACATGCCGGTAATGAATGGCATGCAGTTTTTACAGGAATTGAAAACCAGCCAGCGGACCAAACACATCCCCGTCATCATTTATTCCACGGCATCCGACCAGCAAACGATCCGGCAGGCGCTGGAGCTGGGCGCATTCCAGTTTTACACGAAACCGGAAAAATTCTCGGAACTGGTGAGCATGCTCCACAGCCTGCTGTACCCCGCCACACGATAG
- a CDS encoding aldo/keto reductase, translating into MDKRTLGNTGLTIAPLMFGGNVLGWTADEQMSFRLLDAFTDAGFNAIDTADTYSRWAPGNSPGTSERVIGKWLKASGKRGKIVLATKVGGVISEEKKGLRKAYILTAVEDSLRRLQTDYIDLYQSHYDDPETPIEETLEAYATLISAGKVRHIGTSNMTLPRIVASAAISKDKGWPSYQTLQPEYNLFDREKYETGYAAYASEHHLGVIPYFSLASGFLTGKYRSAADIANSPRAKFLGKYFNERGTRILEALDSVAAKHQSKPGMVAISWVKDRPTVTAPIASATNLRQLDELIRAVSLQLDSDDMELLNTASAF; encoded by the coding sequence ATGGATAAAAGAACTTTGGGAAATACCGGTCTCACCATTGCTCCGCTGATGTTCGGCGGGAACGTGCTGGGCTGGACGGCCGACGAGCAAATGTCTTTCCGCCTGCTCGACGCCTTTACCGACGCGGGATTCAACGCCATCGACACGGCTGATACCTATTCCCGCTGGGCCCCGGGCAACAGCCCCGGCACTTCCGAAAGGGTGATCGGCAAATGGCTCAAAGCTTCCGGGAAGCGCGGTAAAATCGTGCTGGCCACCAAAGTAGGCGGGGTGATTTCGGAGGAAAAGAAAGGCCTGCGCAAAGCGTACATCCTGACTGCCGTAGAAGATTCCCTCCGCCGCCTGCAAACCGATTACATCGATCTCTACCAGTCGCATTACGACGATCCGGAAACGCCGATCGAAGAAACCCTCGAAGCCTACGCCACCCTCATTTCCGCCGGAAAAGTCCGCCACATCGGCACCAGCAACATGACGCTGCCCCGCATCGTGGCTTCCGCCGCCATCAGCAAAGACAAAGGATGGCCGTCTTACCAAACCCTCCAGCCCGAATACAACCTGTTCGACCGCGAAAAATACGAAACCGGGTACGCCGCCTACGCATCGGAACATCACCTCGGCGTGATCCCGTATTTTTCCCTCGCCAGCGGCTTCCTCACCGGCAAATACCGTTCCGCAGCCGACATTGCCAACAGCCCGCGTGCCAAATTCCTCGGAAAATATTTCAACGAACGCGGCACCCGCATCCTGGAAGCGCTCGATTCCGTAGCGGCCAAACATCAGTCCAAACCCGGCATGGTAGCCATTTCGTGGGTGAAAGACCGTCCCACCGTGACCGCGCCCATCGCCAGCGCCACCAACCTCCGGCAGCTCGACGAGCTCATCCGCGCCGTTTCGCTGCAGCTGGATTCCGACGATATGGAACTGCTCAATACCGCCAGCGCGTTCTGA
- a CDS encoding helix-turn-helix domain-containing protein has product MASNQHLPVIRIQDICTPLKAEVFSIFRHEEQGRASLPQPHKHDFYMLLVVTAGSGTHTIDFSPYPVTPGSVYFLAPGQPHDWELHPETKGFQLMFGRDFLTGDTLQWPFFSFSANPHLLLEEAPFNAVVRELESILEEYALADYLTVRIITYRLLSLLTMLERRYDEAHPTTNQPPVQRLVKQFLAMLEKSYRENATVEHYAAQLHVTPQYLNIVCRKETGITAGNLIRRRLLLEARRLLSLTTQDVKEIAYELGFSDTSYFSRFFRRYTGQTPLEFRQQVQKVP; this is encoded by the coding sequence ATGGCTTCGAATCAGCACCTGCCCGTTATCCGCATACAGGACATCTGCACACCGCTCAAGGCGGAGGTGTTCAGCATATTCCGGCATGAGGAACAGGGCCGGGCGAGCCTTCCGCAGCCCCACAAGCACGATTTCTACATGCTGCTGGTCGTGACTGCCGGCAGCGGTACCCATACGATCGATTTTTCGCCCTACCCCGTTACCCCGGGCTCGGTGTATTTCCTGGCGCCGGGGCAGCCGCACGACTGGGAATTGCATCCGGAGACGAAAGGTTTCCAATTGATGTTCGGCAGGGATTTTTTGACGGGAGACACGCTCCAGTGGCCGTTTTTCTCTTTCTCCGCCAATCCGCACCTGCTGTTGGAAGAAGCGCCCTTCAACGCGGTGGTCCGGGAACTGGAAAGCATCCTCGAAGAATATGCCCTGGCAGATTACCTCACCGTGCGCATCATCACTTACCGCCTGCTTTCCCTGCTCACGATGCTCGAGCGCCGGTACGACGAAGCCCATCCCACCACCAACCAGCCGCCCGTTCAGCGCCTCGTGAAGCAGTTCCTCGCCATGCTCGAAAAAAGTTACCGGGAAAACGCAACCGTCGAGCATTACGCCGCGCAACTCCATGTTACGCCACAATACCTCAACATCGTCTGCCGCAAGGAAACCGGCATCACGGCGGGCAATCTCATCCGCCGGCGGCTGCTGCTGGAAGCCCGGCGGTTACTGTCACTCACCACCCAGGACGTGAAAGAGATCGCGTATGAACTGGGATTCTCCGACACTTCTTACTTTTCCCGCTTCTTCCGCCGGTATACGGGTCAAACGCCCCTGGAATTCCGCCAGCAGGTTCAGAAAGTACCCTGA
- a CDS encoding RNA polymerase sigma-70 factor — translation MRYTAQDIRLGNKDAFRMVYQLYHQKLYYFTLRHVQSAYVAEETVQLTFIRMWERRESLSPEVSISQQLFRIAKSIMIDLLRKEYVRDRHMGVFSEGQERESPAFDLEGKEELERVYFYLEHLSPVRRHVFRMSRLEGWTYQQIAEALSISPRTVENHVLRAVSQLRKALL, via the coding sequence ATGCGATACACCGCGCAGGATATCAGGCTAGGAAATAAGGATGCCTTCCGGATGGTATATCAATTATATCATCAGAAGTTGTATTACTTCACGCTGCGGCATGTGCAATCTGCATATGTTGCGGAGGAGACGGTGCAATTGACGTTTATCCGGATGTGGGAGCGTCGGGAGTCTTTATCGCCGGAAGTTTCGATATCGCAGCAATTATTCCGGATCGCGAAGAGTATTATGATTGATTTGTTGCGGAAGGAGTATGTGCGGGACCGGCATATGGGGGTGTTTTCCGAGGGGCAGGAGCGGGAGTCTCCTGCGTTTGATCTGGAGGGTAAGGAGGAATTGGAGCGGGTGTATTTTTATTTGGAGCATTTGTCGCCGGTGCGGCGTCATGTATTCCGGATGAGCCGTTTGGAGGGGTGGACGTACCAACAGATCGCGGAGGCTTTGTCGATTTCTCCGCGTACGGTGGAGAATCATGTGTTGCGGGCGGTGAGCCAGTTGCGGAAGGCGTTGTTGTGA
- a CDS encoding arylsulfatase — protein MKRLLFMFLCGTLAGDAIAQQRPNVIIIYADDVGYGDLSCYGATQVQTPNLDALAKSGIRFTNGHTTSATCTPSRYALLTGQYPWRKKGTGVLPGNAAMIIPPGSPTLASMMQQAGYQTALVGKWHLGLGDGSPINWNTAIKPGPNEVGFNYAFFFPATADRVPTVFVENGSIIGADPDDPIEVNYQAKVGNEPTGKENPELLKIQSSPGQGHNNTIVNGIGRIGWMKGGSRARWTDEEVAYAFTDKAIEFMEANRKKPFLLCFNLSDIHVPRMPATAFKGKSKLGYRGDAILQMDWSVGRIMDKLRQLGLEKNTIVLFSSDNGPVLDDGYVDGAVTQQNGHQPAGPLRGGKYSAFEGGTRVPWIVSWPGTVKAGGTSDALISQVDLYATFAKLTGQKLPENAAPDSHDMLPAFLGKKPEGRSWLVLQGGSLSLVQGNWKYITPSKGAKLMKEVNIESGNDEVPQLYDLRADVGEKQNLAAQHPDKVKAMAEELDRLKNASQTR, from the coding sequence ATGAAACGGTTACTCTTTATGTTTTTATGCGGCACGCTGGCGGGAGATGCGATTGCCCAGCAGCGGCCGAACGTGATTATCATTTACGCAGACGATGTGGGATACGGCGATCTGAGCTGCTACGGCGCCACCCAGGTGCAAACGCCCAACCTCGACGCCCTGGCCAAAAGCGGCATCCGCTTCACCAACGGCCATACCACATCCGCTACCTGCACACCGTCGCGCTACGCCCTGCTCACCGGCCAGTATCCTTGGCGCAAGAAAGGAACGGGCGTGCTCCCCGGCAACGCGGCCATGATCATCCCGCCAGGTTCCCCCACGCTCGCGTCCATGATGCAACAGGCCGGGTACCAGACCGCCCTCGTCGGGAAATGGCACCTGGGATTGGGAGACGGTTCCCCCATCAACTGGAACACCGCCATCAAACCCGGCCCCAACGAAGTCGGATTCAATTACGCCTTCTTCTTCCCCGCCACGGCTGACCGCGTGCCGACCGTTTTCGTGGAAAACGGCTCCATCATCGGCGCCGACCCTGACGATCCCATCGAAGTCAATTACCAGGCGAAAGTCGGCAACGAGCCCACCGGCAAGGAAAACCCTGAACTGCTCAAAATCCAGTCATCACCCGGCCAGGGCCATAACAATACCATCGTGAACGGCATCGGCAGGATCGGCTGGATGAAAGGCGGTTCCCGCGCGAGGTGGACAGACGAAGAGGTCGCCTACGCGTTTACCGACAAGGCCATCGAATTCATGGAAGCCAACCGCAAAAAACCTTTCCTGCTGTGCTTCAACCTGAGCGATATCCACGTGCCCCGCATGCCCGCCACCGCCTTCAAAGGCAAAAGCAAACTGGGCTACCGCGGAGACGCGATCCTGCAGATGGATTGGAGCGTGGGCCGCATCATGGACAAGCTCCGCCAGCTCGGCCTGGAGAAAAACACGATCGTGCTCTTTTCCAGCGATAACGGCCCCGTGCTCGACGATGGCTACGTTGATGGCGCAGTTACCCAGCAAAACGGCCACCAGCCCGCAGGCCCGCTGCGCGGCGGCAAATACAGCGCTTTCGAAGGCGGCACCCGCGTGCCCTGGATCGTAAGCTGGCCCGGCACTGTGAAGGCCGGCGGTACGTCAGACGCGCTGATCAGCCAGGTCGATCTTTACGCCACTTTCGCGAAGCTGACCGGACAAAAGTTGCCCGAAAATGCCGCGCCGGATAGTCACGACATGTTGCCAGCATTCCTGGGCAAAAAGCCGGAAGGCCGCTCCTGGCTCGTGTTGCAGGGCGGATCTTTGTCGCTCGTTCAGGGTAACTGGAAATACATCACGCCGTCGAAAGGCGCGAAGCTCATGAAAGAAGTGAACATCGAGTCCGGCAACGACGAAGTTCCGCAGCTGTATGATCTTCGTGCGGACGTCGGTGAAAAACAGAACCTCGCCGCGCAGCATCCCGACAAGGTGAAAGCCATGGCGGAAGAGCTGGATCGATTGAAAAACGCATCGCAGACCCGATAG
- a CDS encoding hybrid sensor histidine kinase/response regulator → MNIIAPITRLLDTGCTRFPEEKRCQVRIINSLSLAIGSSLFMLGVVYYFISRAPIVFFGNTLALVCFCIPVIFNRYGKLKTATLLLVAFQSLWAVYFDWLLGPGVLFIIACMSMISLTYLTIEKQSWQIIAVATLSISIVFMEWHLLNGNPPYLQQPEPVIRSLRWINIAWHVFIPLLCIYHYKKSYNDLLKELLAKRDELEKSNKSRKLFLQETSHEIRNPLNAIFGIVQLMRMDLQNGRPPETMGSLVDHLYVASFNVKDIINNVLELSRIESGQRDEAHPAEVRTHSFLHNIVRIYELLALTKSVTIRLSISPRMLPVVTTDEVKLSQILNNLMTNAIKFSPGNSEILVECGVAGKEWHISVTDQGGGIPEDKQKVIFEPFVTVKKSFVEGTGLGLHISKYFAELLGGRIEVNCVDGVSTTFTISFPIPDGATIPELKDETPGRTSFAGSTVLVVEDDRMSQIILRNFLRAKGIHVLAADNGNEGLTIAREQSPNLIILDSQMPNMNGSEMLEHLKSDPRLQHIPVVIASGDAYSESADKFRLQGACDYVVKPIELTALGHVLEKHLQHL, encoded by the coding sequence ATGAATATCATCGCCCCGATAACCCGACTGCTGGACACCGGTTGCACACGCTTTCCGGAGGAAAAGCGTTGCCAGGTGCGGATCATCAATTCCCTTTCATTAGCGATCGGGAGCAGTCTTTTCATGCTCGGGGTCGTGTATTATTTCATCAGCCGGGCGCCCATCGTTTTCTTCGGCAATACCCTGGCGCTGGTGTGTTTCTGCATCCCGGTGATTTTCAATCGTTATGGCAAACTGAAGACCGCCACGCTGCTGCTGGTCGCCTTCCAATCTTTGTGGGCGGTTTATTTCGATTGGCTCCTGGGGCCGGGGGTACTTTTCATCATCGCCTGCATGTCGATGATCAGCCTCACTTACCTGACGATAGAAAAACAATCCTGGCAAATCATCGCCGTGGCTACGCTCAGCATCTCCATCGTGTTCATGGAATGGCATTTGCTGAACGGCAACCCGCCGTACCTGCAACAACCTGAGCCCGTGATCCGCTCCTTGCGGTGGATCAACATCGCATGGCACGTTTTCATTCCCCTGCTTTGCATTTACCACTATAAAAAATCATATAACGACCTGCTGAAGGAATTGCTGGCTAAACGGGACGAGCTGGAAAAATCCAACAAGTCGAGAAAACTATTCCTGCAGGAAACCAGCCACGAAATCCGTAATCCGCTCAATGCCATCTTCGGCATCGTGCAGCTCATGCGCATGGATTTGCAGAACGGCCGGCCGCCGGAAACGATGGGCAGTTTGGTAGACCATCTGTACGTGGCGAGCTTCAACGTGAAAGACATTATCAACAACGTGCTGGAGCTTTCGCGCATCGAATCCGGGCAGCGCGACGAAGCGCATCCGGCCGAAGTGCGCACGCATTCATTCCTCCACAACATCGTCCGCATCTACGAACTGCTGGCACTCACCAAATCCGTCACCATCCGCCTCAGCATTTCGCCGCGCATGTTGCCCGTGGTGACGACCGATGAAGTGAAGCTGTCGCAGATCCTCAATAACCTTATGACCAACGCCATCAAGTTTTCCCCCGGCAACAGCGAAATCCTCGTGGAATGCGGCGTGGCAGGAAAGGAATGGCACATCAGCGTGACGGACCAGGGCGGCGGCATCCCGGAAGACAAGCAGAAAGTTATTTTCGAGCCGTTCGTGACCGTTAAAAAATCATTCGTGGAAGGGACCGGGCTGGGCCTGCACATCTCCAAATATTTTGCGGAATTGCTCGGCGGCCGCATCGAGGTAAATTGTGTGGACGGGGTGAGCACCACTTTCACCATCTCCTTCCCCATCCCAGACGGCGCCACGATCCCCGAACTGAAGGATGAAACGCCCGGCAGGACGAGCTTCGCGGGCAGCACAGTGCTGGTGGTGGAAGACGACCGGATGAGCCAGATCATCCTGCGCAACTTCCTCCGCGCGAAAGGCATCCATGTGCTGGCGGCGGATAACGGGAACGAGGGGTTGACGATCGCCCGCGAACAATCGCCCAACCTCATTATCCTCGATTCGCAAATGCCCAACATGAACGGCAGCGAAATGCTCGAACACCTGAAAAGCGATCCCCGGCTCCAGCACATCCCCGTGGTGATCGCCAGTGGCGACGCCTACTCCGAATCGGCCGATAAATTCCGGCTCCAGGGCGCCTGCGATTATGTCGTGAAACCCATCGAACTGACCGCCCTCGGCCATGTTTTGGAGAAACATCTCCAGCATCTGTAA
- a CDS encoding gliding motility-associated C-terminal domain-containing protein has protein sequence MKHLSLLMLIMAFSAGLRADHITGGEMYYTVLSRANGSTTYQVTLKQFRSCGTLNRSFYNPIYIGVYNRASNAEIFMLSVPLNREEQLSHTSNDPCITRPPTICYYVGYWHFNVTLQDSPDGYIITSQVTNRVNQISNLEPGYDRIGATYTAEIPGTAQLATATNNRSARFTGSDLVTVCADNPFQYSFAAEDPDNDELRYYFCEAYQTIGYSSGNPGTGGGGATSQPTVPPPYVSVPYGTGYSQDAPLGVRVSIDPVTGLITGIAPEVGIYVVTVCVQELRNGIVIATQRKDLQLNITGCTLAAATLLPEYMLCGNSQQLVVANRSTSPLIARWNWEFRNAAGQLVYSSANPVADFTFALPGTYSVKLTTNRGLQCPDSTEALALVYPGFNPAFTSAGSCIAKPVSFTDQTTTAFGTVNYWNWDFGQAITMTDRSEDQNPDWTYPSTGRYTVTLIAHNSVGCKDTVQQAIDILDKPPIGLAFRDTLICPPDPLTLRASGSGNFTWSPAVNMTGSQTATPNVNVTSDTKYYVDLDQNGCLNRDSVVIRTTPQVTLQMPADTLICQGDTIRLRPQSNGLIYNWAAAPGLLQAAAPAPLVSPPGDTRYFVTASVSACTASGSVWVRTVPYPLARAGNDTVICFGTEAQLHAATDGSGFAWSPALPGTLDPVVRPTGSTAYVFTATDTRGCPKPSRDTVLVTVLPKVQAYAGRDTAVVVGQPLRLHASGGTRYEWSPAAGLSDPGNPDPIAVYRSANKGLRLKVLVQDQAGCADSAFLTVKVYNTLPQVFVPTAFTPNGDGVNDWLRPIGAGISEIRYFRVYNRWGRLVYSGNENNRGWDGRTKGELQDNGTYVWQVSAVDYFGADFFLSGTATLLR, from the coding sequence ATGAAGCACCTGTCGCTCCTGATGCTGATCATGGCCTTTTCTGCCGGCCTGCGCGCGGACCATATTACCGGCGGGGAAATGTATTATACCGTACTCTCCCGCGCGAATGGCAGCACCACTTACCAGGTGACGCTCAAGCAGTTCCGCAGTTGCGGCACTTTGAACCGTTCCTTCTACAATCCTATTTACATCGGCGTATATAACCGGGCTTCCAACGCGGAAATCTTCATGCTGTCTGTCCCCCTCAACCGGGAAGAACAGCTCAGCCACACGAGCAACGACCCCTGCATCACCCGTCCACCCACGATCTGCTACTACGTCGGGTACTGGCATTTCAATGTTACGCTACAAGATTCCCCGGATGGATATATCATCACTTCGCAGGTAACCAACCGCGTAAACCAGATCAGCAACCTGGAACCGGGATACGACCGCATCGGCGCCACCTACACCGCTGAAATCCCCGGCACGGCGCAATTGGCCACCGCCACCAACAACCGCAGCGCGCGGTTCACCGGCTCCGACCTCGTTACTGTTTGCGCCGACAACCCGTTCCAATACAGCTTTGCGGCCGAAGACCCTGACAACGACGAGCTTCGCTATTACTTTTGCGAGGCCTACCAGACCATCGGTTACTCCAGCGGCAACCCCGGCACCGGAGGCGGAGGCGCCACCAGCCAGCCCACCGTGCCGCCGCCCTACGTTAGCGTGCCGTATGGCACGGGATACAGCCAGGATGCGCCCCTCGGCGTCCGTGTTTCCATCGATCCCGTCACGGGCCTTATCACCGGCATCGCGCCGGAAGTGGGGATTTACGTGGTTACCGTCTGCGTACAGGAACTGCGGAACGGTATCGTCATCGCCACGCAACGGAAAGACCTGCAGCTCAACATCACGGGCTGCACCCTCGCGGCTGCCACGCTCCTTCCGGAATACATGCTCTGCGGCAATTCGCAGCAGCTCGTGGTCGCCAACCGGTCTACCAGCCCATTGATCGCCCGGTGGAACTGGGAGTTCCGCAACGCCGCCGGCCAGCTCGTGTATTCCTCCGCCAATCCTGTCGCGGATTTCACATTCGCGCTGCCGGGTACCTATTCAGTGAAGCTCACGACCAACCGCGGCCTGCAATGCCCGGATTCCACGGAAGCCCTCGCGCTGGTATACCCCGGCTTCAACCCTGCCTTCACTTCCGCCGGATCCTGCATCGCCAAACCCGTTTCCTTCACAGACCAAACCACCACGGCCTTCGGAACGGTGAATTACTGGAACTGGGATTTCGGCCAGGCCATCACTATGACCGACCGTTCGGAAGATCAAAACCCGGACTGGACGTACCCTTCCACCGGCCGCTACACCGTTACGCTCATCGCACATAATTCCGTGGGCTGCAAGGATACGGTGCAGCAAGCGATCGATATTCTCGATAAACCACCCATTGGACTGGCGTTCAGGGATACGCTGATTTGTCCGCCGGACCCGCTTACGCTCCGCGCATCCGGGTCGGGCAATTTTACCTGGTCGCCCGCCGTGAACATGACCGGCTCGCAAACCGCCACGCCTAATGTGAACGTTACTTCCGACACGAAATATTACGTAGACCTCGACCAGAACGGCTGTCTGAACCGCGACTCCGTCGTCATCCGCACTACCCCCCAGGTGACGCTGCAGATGCCGGCAGATACGCTGATCTGCCAGGGAGATACCATCCGTTTGCGGCCGCAATCCAACGGGCTGATCTACAATTGGGCGGCCGCCCCGGGATTGTTGCAGGCGGCGGCGCCCGCGCCACTGGTGAGCCCGCCGGGAGATACGCGTTATTTCGTGACGGCCAGCGTGAGCGCCTGCACGGCCAGCGGCAGTGTTTGGGTGCGCACGGTGCCTTACCCGCTCGCGCGGGCAGGGAACGATACGGTCATCTGTTTCGGAACGGAAGCGCAATTGCACGCCGCTACCGACGGCAGCGGGTTTGCGTGGTCGCCCGCATTGCCGGGAACGCTCGACCCGGTGGTAAGGCCTACGGGGAGCACGGCTTACGTTTTCACGGCCACGGATACACGCGGATGCCCCAAACCTTCGCGGGATACGGTGCTGGTGACGGTTTTGCCCAAAGTGCAGGCTTACGCCGGGCGCGATACGGCGGTGGTGGTGGGGCAACCGCTGCGATTGCACGCTTCGGGCGGAACGCGGTATGAATGGTCGCCGGCGGCGGGGCTTTCCGATCCCGGCAATCCCGATCCCATTGCCGTGTACCGCAGTGCCAATAAGGGATTGCGGCTGAAGGTGCTCGTGCAGGACCAGGCGGGCTGTGCGGATTCGGCGTTCCTTACGGTGAAAGTCTACAACACGCTGCCGCAGGTGTTTGTGCCCACTGCGTTCACCCCCAACGGCGACGGCGTCAACGATTGGTTGCGGCCCATTGGCGCGGGGATCAGCGAGATCCGGTACTTCAGGGTGTACAACCGCTGGGGACGGCTCGTGTACAGCGGAAATGAAAATAACCGCGGATGGGACGGCCGTACGAAGGGCGAATTGCAGGATAACGGAACGTACGTCTGGCAGGTGAGCGCCGTGGATTATTTCGGGGCCGACTTCTTCCTCAGCGGCACGGCCACGCTGTTGCGATAA
- a CDS encoding D-glycerate dehydrogenase, with protein MKVFITRQIPEAGIRLLRDAGIEFTEHTEKRNLAPEELVAACKAHDALLSVGGNKLDADFLQACRHLKVIALMSAGYDNLDVATAKALGIPVGNTPGVLSNATADTAFLLMLAVSRKAFYMHKRIEKGEWGFFDPTANLGIELNGRTLGVFGLGSIGTALARKCRGAFDMEVIYHNRSRNEAAEKELGARYVSFDELLSQSDVLSVHAALTPQTEGIFNATAFGKMKPTAIFVNAARGSMHQENDLLDALRTHRIWGAGLDVTNPEPMDRNNLLLQMPNVAVLPHIGSATEEARGGMARMAAENIIAGLKGAPLPHPIG; from the coding sequence ATGAAAGTATTCATCACCCGGCAGATTCCCGAAGCGGGGATACGACTGCTGCGCGACGCAGGTATCGAATTCACGGAGCATACGGAAAAGCGGAACCTCGCACCGGAAGAGCTGGTGGCGGCGTGCAAGGCGCATGATGCATTGCTGAGCGTGGGCGGGAACAAGCTGGACGCGGATTTTTTGCAGGCGTGCCGGCATTTGAAAGTGATCGCGCTCATGTCTGCCGGGTACGACAACCTGGACGTGGCAACCGCAAAGGCACTGGGGATCCCGGTGGGGAATACGCCCGGAGTTTTGAGCAATGCCACGGCTGATACGGCTTTCCTGTTGATGTTGGCCGTTTCGCGCAAGGCGTTTTACATGCATAAACGGATCGAAAAGGGCGAATGGGGATTCTTCGACCCCACGGCCAATCTTGGGATAGAGCTCAACGGCCGGACGCTGGGCGTTTTCGGGCTGGGTAGCATCGGCACTGCGCTGGCGCGGAAGTGCCGCGGTGCGTTCGATATGGAAGTGATCTACCACAACCGCAGCCGGAACGAAGCCGCGGAAAAGGAACTGGGCGCGCGATACGTGAGCTTCGACGAACTGCTGTCCCAAAGCGACGTGCTGAGCGTTCATGCCGCGCTCACACCGCAAACGGAAGGGATATTCAACGCCACAGCCTTCGGGAAAATGAAGCCCACGGCTATTTTCGTGAATGCCGCCCGCGGATCGATGCACCAGGAAAACGATTTGCTGGATGCCTTGCGGACACACCGTATATGGGGCGCGGGCCTCGATGTCACCAATCCCGAGCCCATGGACCGGAACAACCTGTTGCTGCAAATGCCCAATGTGGCCGTGCTGCCACATATTGGTTCGGCTACGGAAGAAGCGCGCGGCGGAATGGCGCGTATGGCGGCGGAAAATATCATCGCAGGGCTGAAGGGGGCACCGCTCCCGCATCCGATCGGGTAA
- a CDS encoding ankyrin repeat domain-containing protein, with the protein MMKTMLLALVLGITMPACAQHEKQMSQMDNSANKRLQAAAAAGDTAAIGDALRTGAQLESRDAEGRTPLMTAVYKHHASAAQALIDAGANVNAQDKILNSPFLYAGAEGMTDIVRMCMKAGADYTVYNRYGGSALIPACERGHVETVIALLEDKKFPINHINRLGWTGLLEAVILGDGGPRHIRIVQLLIDAGADLNIADKDGVTTLQHARQKKQTEIASLLEKAGAK; encoded by the coding sequence ATGATGAAAACCATGTTACTGGCGCTGGTATTGGGCATAACCATGCCCGCCTGCGCACAGCACGAAAAGCAGATGAGCCAGATGGATAACAGTGCAAATAAAAGACTACAGGCCGCCGCAGCTGCGGGCGACACCGCCGCCATCGGCGACGCGCTGCGCACCGGCGCGCAACTCGAATCGCGGGACGCGGAAGGCCGCACCCCGCTGATGACGGCCGTATACAAACATCATGCATCCGCCGCACAGGCGCTGATCGATGCGGGAGCGAACGTGAACGCGCAGGACAAAATCCTGAATTCACCCTTCCTCTACGCCGGCGCCGAAGGGATGACCGACATTGTTCGGATGTGCATGAAAGCCGGTGCAGACTATACCGTATACAACCGGTACGGCGGCTCCGCCCTCATCCCCGCCTGCGAGCGCGGGCATGTGGAAACGGTGATCGCCCTGCTGGAAGACAAAAAATTCCCCATCAACCACATCAACCGGCTCGGATGGACCGGTTTGCTGGAAGCGGTGATCCTCGGCGACGGGGGACCGCGGCATATCCGCATCGTGCAACTGCTCATAGACGCAGGCGCCGATCTCAATATCGCTGATAAAGATGGAGTTACGACGCTGCAACATGCCCGGCAGAAAAAACAGACCGAAATCGCCAGCCTCCTCGAAAAGGCCGGCGCCAAATAA